Proteins encoded within one genomic window of Drosophila willistoni isolate 14030-0811.24 chromosome XL unlocalized genomic scaffold, UCI_dwil_1.1 Seg141, whole genome shotgun sequence:
- the LOC6648572 gene encoding glycine-rich protein DOT1 codes for MRYALLVVFLCGLLFAIVSAGGQGGGGGGGGQGGGWQKGGGGGNGGGGGGGQGGWQKNGGGGGGGNGGGKHGGGGGGGNGGGKHGGGGGGGGKHGGGGGGGNGGKHGGGGW; via the coding sequence ATGCGTTACGCTCTTCTCGTTGTTTTCCTTTGCGGCCTGCTCTTTGCGATTGTCTCTGCTGGAGGTCAAGGAGGCggaggcggcggcggtggccAAGGAGGTGGCTGGCAAAAAGGAGGCGGTGGCGGcaatggtggtggtggcggcggaGGCCAAGGTGGATGGCAAAAGAATGGTGGAGGCGGCGGTGGCGGTAATGGCGGTGGCAAACATGGCGGCGGTGGAGGCGGCGGCAATGGCGGTGGCAAAcatggcggcggcggcggtggtggcggCAAGCATggcggtggtggcggcggtggAAACGGCGGCAAACACGGTGGCGGAGGATGGTAA
- the LOC6648570 gene encoding V-type proton ATPase subunit F translates to MCAQASGADPKHPKNPAHHGPHRGPRRSNHSNSTDSDGNSSDSSYYSNEVQVDVEDPNIIRVGIIADSEVVLGFLLAGIGYHREKFRNYLMVENDMPLEDIEHFFHMLYRRHNIGVILLDYFTARRLHHLLEKCHQMLPVIIIIPTKTSLLPYLEEKDRLRRQQQREAYQ, encoded by the exons ATGTGTGCCCAGGCATCAGGAGCCGATCCAAAGCATCCCAAGAATCCAGCACACCATGGACCACACCGTGGTCCACGCCGTTCCAACCACAGCAATTCCACAGATTCGGATGGCAATAGCAGCGACAGCAGCTATTATAGCAATGAGGTGCAAGTTGATGTCGAGGATCCCAATATCATACGCGTTGGCATAATAGCAGATAGT GAAGTCGTTTTGGGTTTTCTATTGGCCGGCATTGGTTATCATCGTGAAAAGTTTCGTAATTATCTCATGGTAGAAAATG ATATGCCTTTGGAGGACATTGAACATTTCTTTCATATGCTCTATAGACGCCATAATATCGGTGTGATACTTTTGGATTACTTTACGGCTAGACGTTTGCATCATCTACTAGAGAAATGTCATCAAATGCTGCCAGTGATAATTATAATACCAACCAAAACCTCCCTTTTGCCCTATCTGGAGGAGAAGGATCGACTGCGTCGTCAACAACAACGTGAAGCTTATCAGTGA